One window from the genome of Cyclobacterium amurskyense encodes:
- a CDS encoding KpsF/GutQ family sugar-phosphate isomerase, which produces MNLLKNIKTTAINVFQNEANALLNLIPHIGADFEACVEDILKSKGRVVITGIGKSAIVSNKIVATLNSTGTPSLFMHAADAIHGDLGMIKKEDFVICVSKSGNTPEIKVLVPMLKQVGNKLISIVGNRNSYLAKQSDYLLFTGIEEEACPNNLAPTTSTTVQMAMGDALAVCLLTARGFNAESFARFHPGGTLGKQLYLKVEDVIDKSLVPKVDENASLKDVILEISSKRLGATAVVDAEKNLKGIITDGDLRRMLQNNFELNEIKAKDIMTKTPKVIALGEFAVKAVELMKTFNITQLVVKDGATLVGFIHIHDLMKEGIV; this is translated from the coding sequence TTGAATTTACTAAAAAATATTAAAACCACGGCAATAAATGTGTTTCAAAACGAAGCCAATGCGTTATTAAATCTGATCCCCCATATAGGAGCAGATTTTGAGGCTTGTGTAGAGGATATTTTAAAAAGTAAGGGGCGTGTTGTAATTACAGGAATTGGGAAAAGTGCAATCGTTTCGAATAAAATTGTGGCTACCTTGAATTCTACAGGAACTCCTTCTCTTTTTATGCATGCAGCAGATGCTATTCATGGGGATTTGGGTATGATTAAAAAAGAAGATTTTGTAATTTGTGTTTCCAAAAGTGGCAATACACCTGAGATTAAGGTACTGGTTCCCATGCTTAAACAGGTGGGTAACAAGCTTATCAGTATTGTAGGGAATAGAAATAGTTATTTGGCAAAGCAGTCCGATTATTTGTTGTTTACTGGGATTGAAGAGGAAGCTTGTCCCAATAATCTGGCACCTACTACCAGCACAACTGTCCAAATGGCTATGGGAGATGCCCTTGCCGTTTGCCTGCTTACAGCGCGAGGTTTCAATGCAGAATCATTTGCACGCTTCCACCCTGGAGGAACATTGGGAAAACAGCTCTATCTAAAGGTAGAGGATGTGATAGACAAAAGTTTGGTACCAAAGGTAGATGAAAATGCTTCCCTCAAGGATGTTATTCTTGAAATCAGTAGCAAAAGGCTAGGGGCAACGGCAGTGGTGGATGCTGAGAAAAATTTGAAGGGAATCATTACCGATGGGGATTTAAGGAGAATGCTTCAAAATAATTTTGAATTGAATGAGATCAAGGCCAAAGACATTATGACCAAAACACCCAAGGTGATTGCACTTGGGGAGTTTGCGGTAAAAGCGGTGGAGTTAATGAAAACTTTTAACATTACCCAGCTAGTCGTAAAGGACGGGGCTACATTGGTTGGATTTATCCATATCCATGATTTGATGAAGGAAGGTATTGTATAG
- a CDS encoding mannose-1-phosphate guanylyltransferase — protein sequence MKKNDRYIVILAGGIGIKFWPSSRRQRPKQFLDLLGTGRTLLQMTYDRFENHFENYQFIIVTSKRYLSLVKEQLPNIPEDQILVEPMRRNTAASIALASYKIQKLNPNAKVLVSPSDQLIFNDNLFFDAVDQAMVGASTLGNLITIGIRPNRPDTNYGYIQFFPEEGQSVKKVKTFSEKPNLDLATTFIESGDFVWNTGTFVWKNESIIKAFEKYLPEMAEVFEEGTVYFCTEKENDFLIKAYSFIRNISIDHGIFEKSNEVFVVLGEFGWSDLGSWQNLYDVSEKDEENNTVKGTAMLYETSNCFINMPPNKLVVVQGLKDYLVSDSGDVLLICKLGANSKYKEYVTDAKKIGENYI from the coding sequence ATGAAGAAAAACGACAGGTACATTGTTATATTGGCAGGAGGAATTGGTATTAAATTTTGGCCTTCAAGCAGGCGCCAAAGGCCAAAACAATTTTTAGATCTTTTGGGTACAGGTAGGACATTGCTTCAAATGACCTATGACCGATTTGAGAATCATTTTGAAAATTATCAATTCATCATTGTTACAAGTAAACGGTACCTCTCTCTCGTCAAAGAACAATTGCCTAATATTCCAGAGGATCAAATTCTGGTAGAACCAATGCGTAGAAATACAGCCGCCTCAATTGCATTGGCCAGTTATAAAATTCAAAAATTAAATCCCAATGCAAAAGTTTTAGTAAGCCCTTCTGATCAACTGATTTTCAATGACAATCTATTTTTTGATGCAGTTGATCAAGCCATGGTGGGGGCGTCTACTTTAGGTAATCTCATAACTATAGGTATCAGACCCAATCGACCAGACACGAACTATGGTTACATACAATTTTTCCCTGAAGAGGGACAATCAGTGAAAAAGGTGAAAACTTTTTCCGAAAAACCAAACCTTGATTTAGCAACCACCTTTATAGAAAGTGGCGATTTCGTGTGGAATACAGGTACTTTTGTTTGGAAAAATGAAAGCATAATCAAAGCTTTTGAGAAATATCTACCAGAAATGGCTGAGGTGTTTGAGGAAGGGACAGTGTATTTTTGCACCGAAAAAGAAAATGATTTCCTTATCAAGGCCTATAGCTTTATCAGGAATATTTCAATTGATCATGGGATTTTTGAAAAATCCAATGAGGTGTTTGTGGTCCTTGGAGAATTTGGATGGTCAGACCTTGGCTCATGGCAAAACCTCTATGATGTTAGTGAAAAGGACGAAGAAAACAATACCGTAAAAGGCACTGCAATGCTGTATGAAACAAGCAATTGTTTCATCAATATGCCACCTAATAAGCTGGTTGTAGTGCAGGGGCTTAAAGACTACCTTGTTAGCGATAGTGGGGATGTCCTACTGATCTGCAAACTAGGTGCGAATAGTAAATACAAAGAGTATGTGACTGATGCTAAGAAAATAGGAGAGAATTATATTTGA
- the murQ gene encoding N-acetylmuramic acid 6-phosphate etherase: MSTTESTSFYDNLEKMTVNELLTNMNKEDQTVPLAVNKAIPQIEKLVEAIVPRMEKGGRLIYIGAGTSGRLGILDASECPPTYGVPHELVIGIIAGGDTAIRKAVENAEDDPNQAWIDIQKFGFNPQDTVIGIAASGTTPYVIGGVKKAMKEGLLTGCITCNQGSPLASEVAMPVEIVVGPEFVTGSTRMKSGTAQKLGLNMISTSVMIKLGKVKGNKMVDMQLSNKKLVHRGTLMIMEATGLDEKKALAMLTQHGSVRNAVSAFEKEKKQ; the protein is encoded by the coding sequence ATGAGTACCACAGAAAGCACCTCCTTTTACGACAATCTGGAAAAGATGACAGTCAATGAGTTATTGACTAATATGAATAAGGAAGACCAGACCGTTCCCCTAGCTGTCAATAAAGCGATCCCACAAATTGAAAAATTGGTGGAAGCCATTGTCCCTAGGATGGAGAAAGGTGGGCGCCTCATTTATATTGGCGCTGGCACAAGTGGTCGATTGGGAATCCTGGATGCTTCTGAATGTCCTCCAACCTATGGAGTGCCTCACGAGCTAGTAATCGGGATAATTGCAGGAGGTGACACCGCCATAAGAAAAGCTGTAGAAAATGCAGAGGACGACCCTAACCAAGCTTGGATCGATATACAGAAATTTGGCTTTAACCCTCAAGACACGGTTATTGGAATCGCTGCCTCAGGCACTACCCCTTATGTCATAGGAGGAGTAAAGAAAGCGATGAAAGAAGGGTTGCTCACAGGCTGCATTACTTGCAACCAAGGAAGTCCTTTAGCCAGTGAAGTAGCCATGCCAGTGGAAATAGTGGTAGGCCCTGAATTCGTAACCGGAAGCACAAGAATGAAGTCCGGAACAGCGCAAAAGCTAGGGCTTAACATGATCTCAACTAGCGTCATGATTAAGCTGGGCAAGGTGAAAGGCAACAAAATGGTGGACATGCAACTTTCTAACAAGAAACTGGTTCACAGAGGCACCTTAATGATTATGGAAGCAACTGGCCTGGATGAAAAGAAAGCATTGGCCATGCTCACACAACATGGCTCAGTAAGAAATGCTGTTAGCGCATTTGAAAAGGAGAAAAAACAATAA
- a CDS encoding N-acetylglucosamine kinase, with translation MILIADSGSSKTDWRVITHDNKVHQTRTVGFNPYYQTKEDMILGLKTPELLKWEGIIREVYFYGAGCTSDVNKETVKSAINSIYENAKVFVDHDLMASARATCGHEAGIACILGTGSNSGDYDGDKIIDSRPSPGYLLGDEGGGTYIGKHFLQDFIYDDMPSAIREAFIETYHLSIIDIQDNVYKRPFPNRFMAGFCEFIAKHKSDPYCYGLFYNGFKDFFTRHVMRYKDYQSKPVNFVGSIAYYNNDVLRQIGNDLGIQINTILETPIAGLTLYHQKKI, from the coding sequence ATGATTCTGATCGCTGACAGTGGCTCTAGTAAAACAGACTGGAGGGTAATCACCCATGATAATAAAGTTCATCAAACAAGAACTGTAGGTTTTAACCCCTATTATCAAACTAAAGAGGACATGATCCTTGGGCTAAAAACACCTGAACTCCTAAAATGGGAAGGAATAATCCGTGAAGTCTATTTCTATGGAGCGGGATGTACTTCAGACGTCAATAAGGAGACTGTAAAAAGTGCCATAAATAGCATCTATGAAAATGCCAAAGTATTTGTAGACCATGACCTAATGGCTTCGGCAAGGGCAACTTGTGGACACGAGGCAGGAATAGCCTGCATTCTGGGTACAGGATCAAACAGTGGAGACTATGATGGAGATAAAATCATTGACAGTAGGCCTTCACCAGGATATTTATTAGGAGATGAAGGAGGAGGAACGTATATAGGCAAGCATTTTCTTCAGGATTTCATCTATGACGACATGCCCTCAGCTATTCGTGAGGCCTTTATTGAGACCTATCACCTCTCTATCATTGATATTCAGGACAATGTCTACAAAAGACCTTTTCCTAACCGATTTATGGCTGGTTTTTGTGAATTTATCGCTAAACATAAATCTGACCCTTATTGCTATGGACTTTTTTATAATGGGTTTAAAGATTTCTTCACAAGACATGTCATGAGGTATAAGGATTACCAAAGCAAACCTGTAAACTTTGTTGGGTCCATCGCTTACTACAATAACGATGTGCTGAGACAAATTGGAAATGACCTTGGCATACAAATAAATACTATCCTAGAAACCCCGATAGCTGGTTTAACCCTCTACCACCAAAAGAAAATATGA
- a CDS encoding cytochrome b5 domain-containing protein, protein MISITKNQLALRNGQDKPEIWIAYKGKIYDVGNSRLWKNGKHYEHWAGQDLTDELSDAPHNENVFDKFEPIGYLI, encoded by the coding sequence ATGATTTCTATTACCAAAAACCAACTGGCCCTAAGAAACGGGCAGGATAAACCTGAAATTTGGATTGCATACAAGGGTAAAATATACGATGTAGGCAATTCCAGATTGTGGAAAAACGGCAAACATTACGAACATTGGGCAGGTCAGGACTTGACTGATGAACTTAGTGATGCTCCACATAACGAGAATGTATTTGATAAGTTTGAACCTATTGGCTATTTAATATAA
- a CDS encoding formimidoylglutamase: MDLQAFFEPIPSEILNDEYGHNAFFHHIHCHGETFPDLQGIQIAIIGIEEYKGTGDESIKNSNNTTSSIRKKLFHLKKGLSNYSLADLGNIKTGENLTETRSLISSIGELMLKTQVLPIFIGGSHDLDIGQFKAYQHMNKLVSLLTVDAKMDMEDSGNPQDLHSQELVLHEPNYMFNYSHLAYQSFLTDPELVTTLEKLYFDHIRLGQLRDNFKETEPLIRNADILSFDICAINSSDAPGALGAQPFGLSAEEACQISWFAGTNEKLSSIGIYGYHADLDDSRMKTASVIATMIWYFIEGFHQRKDSLSFKSSDYTKYTVSLDSKPSILHFYKSKLSGKWWLEIPRNKGEKYNRDTIIPCSYQDYQTAQKGEIPERWVNAQLKLY, from the coding sequence ATGGATTTACAGGCATTTTTCGAACCAATACCTTCCGAAATTCTAAACGATGAATATGGGCACAATGCATTTTTTCATCATATTCACTGCCACGGAGAAACTTTTCCAGACTTGCAAGGGATTCAAATAGCCATAATAGGCATTGAAGAATACAAAGGTACAGGGGATGAATCCATAAAGAACTCCAATAATACCACTTCAAGTATTCGGAAAAAGCTTTTCCACCTTAAGAAAGGTTTAAGTAATTACAGTTTAGCCGACTTGGGAAATATAAAGACCGGAGAAAATTTAACTGAAACCCGCTCACTTATCAGTTCAATCGGGGAGTTGATGCTAAAAACACAGGTCTTGCCCATATTTATAGGCGGAAGTCATGACTTAGATATAGGTCAATTTAAAGCCTATCAGCACATGAATAAGTTGGTAAGCTTACTCACAGTTGATGCCAAAATGGATATGGAGGATTCGGGGAATCCACAGGACTTGCATTCCCAAGAACTTGTTCTTCACGAGCCCAATTACATGTTCAATTACTCTCACCTGGCCTACCAAAGCTTTCTTACTGACCCTGAACTTGTTACTACACTTGAGAAGTTGTATTTTGACCATATTCGACTGGGCCAATTAAGGGATAACTTTAAAGAAACGGAACCACTAATAAGAAATGCCGATATACTCAGCTTTGACATTTGCGCTATAAATTCCTCTGATGCACCAGGAGCTTTAGGTGCACAACCTTTTGGCTTAAGCGCAGAAGAAGCTTGCCAAATTTCCTGGTTTGCAGGAACTAACGAAAAACTCAGCTCAATAGGTATCTATGGATACCATGCAGATTTGGACGACTCAAGAATGAAGACGGCATCGGTGATTGCCACCATGATTTGGTATTTCATTGAAGGTTTTCATCAAAGAAAAGACAGTCTTTCGTTTAAAAGCAGCGATTATACCAAATACACTGTCTCATTGGACTCAAAGCCTTCTATTTTGCACTTTTACAAAAGTAAGTTAAGTGGAAAATGGTGGTTAGAAATACCTAGAAATAAAGGGGAAAAATACAACAGAGACACCATCATTCCCTGCAGTTACCAAGATTACCAAACAGCCCAAAAAGGAGAAATACCAGAGAGGTGGGTCAATGCCCAATTAAAACTTTACTGA
- the nqrF gene encoding NADH:ubiquinone reductase (Na(+)-transporting) subunit F, translating into MSSVIITSIVAFTIIILLLVFVLLFAQSKLVSSGDVKIIINGDEKNPLIASAGSTLLNTLSSKKIFLPSACGGGGTCAMCKCTIEEGGGEVLPTEEGHLSRAEKQTHVRLSCQVKVKNDMKIRIPEEIFGIKKWECEVISNYNVSTFIKEFKVKLPEGETLDFEPGGYIQIDVPAITVSFKGMDITPHPELGHPKDVYQSDWDKFGLWDLSMKNDEPLFRAYSMANHPAEGNIVMLTIRIATPPWDRANNKWMDVNPGVCSSYVFSRVPGDKVTISGPYGEFHINPTQREMIYIGGGAGMAPLRSHLFHLFHTEKTNRKVSYWYGGRSKKELFYTPHFRGIEKDFPNFSFNIGLSEPLPEDNWKVKKSMDDKEGDGYVGFIHQVLYDNYLKDIDEPDEIEYYLCGPPLMNSAVLKMLDDLGVPKENIRFDDFGG; encoded by the coding sequence ATGAGTTCAGTAATCATTACTTCGATAGTAGCATTTACCATTATAATTCTGCTACTGGTGTTTGTTCTTCTTTTTGCCCAGTCAAAGTTGGTGTCGTCAGGAGATGTAAAAATCATCATTAATGGGGACGAAAAAAACCCTCTAATTGCTTCAGCAGGATCTACCCTGCTGAATACCCTAAGCAGTAAAAAAATCTTCCTTCCTTCCGCATGCGGAGGCGGTGGTACTTGTGCCATGTGCAAGTGTACCATTGAAGAAGGTGGAGGGGAAGTACTTCCAACTGAAGAGGGGCACCTTAGCAGAGCAGAGAAACAAACCCATGTTAGACTTTCTTGCCAGGTAAAGGTAAAAAATGACATGAAAATCCGTATTCCTGAGGAAATCTTTGGAATCAAAAAATGGGAATGTGAAGTAATTTCCAATTACAACGTTTCTACTTTTATTAAAGAATTTAAGGTAAAACTACCTGAAGGTGAAACACTGGATTTTGAGCCAGGAGGATACATCCAAATAGATGTTCCAGCCATCACTGTTTCTTTTAAAGGTATGGATATCACTCCTCATCCTGAATTAGGACACCCTAAAGACGTTTATCAAAGTGATTGGGATAAATTTGGTCTTTGGGATCTTTCCATGAAGAATGATGAGCCACTATTTAGGGCTTACTCCATGGCAAACCACCCTGCTGAAGGAAATATAGTAATGCTTACCATTCGTATTGCCACTCCACCATGGGACAGAGCAAATAACAAATGGATGGATGTTAATCCAGGTGTATGTTCTTCTTATGTATTCTCTAGAGTACCAGGCGACAAAGTCACTATCTCAGGACCATATGGTGAATTCCATATCAACCCTACTCAGAGAGAAATGATTTACATTGGTGGTGGTGCAGGAATGGCACCTTTAAGGTCTCATTTATTTCACCTATTCCACACAGAGAAAACTAACAGAAAAGTTTCTTACTGGTATGGTGGTCGATCTAAGAAAGAATTGTTCTACACGCCACATTTCAGAGGTATAGAAAAAGATTTTCCGAATTTTAGTTTCAACATCGGCTTATCCGAACCTCTACCTGAGGACAATTGGAAAGTGAAAAAGTCAATGGATGACAAGGAGGGTGATGGCTATGTAGGCTTTATCCACCAGGTTCTTTATGACAACTACCTTAAAGATATTGACGAGCCGGATGAGATCGAATACTACTTATGCGGTCCTCCACTGATGAACTCAGCGGTGCTTAAGATGTTAGATGATCTGGGTGTTCCGAAAGAGAATATCAGATTCGATGATTTCGGAGGATAA
- the accD gene encoding acetyl-CoA carboxylase, carboxyltransferase subunit beta, whose translation MAWFKRKDAGIKTSTEEKKDTPDGLWYKTPKGNIIHTRELKNNSYVCPDDDYHVKIGSKEYFEILFDDNQFKELDKDMISGDPLNFVDSKPYPVRIKDTIAKTNLKDAARTGVGKLNGLDIVITCMDFNFIGGSMGSVVGEKIARAIDYALKHKVPFLMISKSGGARMMEAGFSLMQMAKTSAKLSLLDEAGIPYISLMTDPTTGGVTASFAMLGDFNIAEPGALIGFAGPRVIRETIGKDLPKGFQSSEFVLEHGFLDFIIDRRQLKNRLYTLLNLLRQ comes from the coding sequence ATGGCTTGGTTTAAAAGAAAAGATGCCGGAATCAAAACTTCAACAGAAGAGAAGAAAGATACTCCGGATGGATTGTGGTATAAAACCCCGAAAGGGAATATCATTCACACCCGGGAGTTGAAAAACAATTCCTACGTTTGTCCAGATGATGACTACCATGTAAAAATAGGATCGAAGGAATACTTTGAGATTTTATTTGATGACAACCAATTTAAGGAATTGGACAAGGACATGATCTCTGGTGATCCTTTGAATTTTGTAGATAGCAAACCCTATCCTGTAAGAATCAAAGACACCATAGCCAAAACTAATCTGAAGGATGCTGCCAGAACGGGCGTAGGCAAGTTAAACGGTTTGGACATCGTGATCACCTGTATGGATTTTAATTTCATAGGTGGATCTATGGGTTCTGTGGTAGGTGAGAAAATTGCCAGGGCAATTGATTACGCATTAAAACACAAGGTTCCCTTTTTGATGATTTCCAAATCAGGTGGTGCAAGAATGATGGAAGCAGGTTTTAGCCTTATGCAAATGGCCAAGACTTCTGCCAAACTCTCACTATTGGACGAAGCAGGTATTCCATATATCTCGTTGATGACCGACCCTACAACCGGCGGAGTTACGGCTTCATTTGCTATGTTGGGCGATTTTAACATTGCTGAACCAGGAGCATTAATCGGCTTTGCAGGACCTAGAGTAATCAGGGAGACAATAGGTAAGGATCTGCCAAAGGGCTTCCAAAGTTCAGAGTTTGTTTTGGAACATGGTTTCTTAGACTTTATTATTGATAGAAGGCAGTTAAAAAACAGATTGTACACCTTGCTAAACCTTCTCCGACAATAG
- a CDS encoding mechanosensitive ion channel family protein, producing the protein MQFALPQIVKLFYKPSSSRVKRSIGKFTQSLKWGFFFAVFPIIEPYFSPPNLLYIGRQRFFVVLSIITLTWIIIEFSNVIRHIFLEKFTYDKEDNLRERRVITQVAFIRKLFIIGVVVIAFAAILMNFESARKIGTGLLTSAGILGIIIGFAAQKSIANLLAGFQIAFTQPIRIDDVVVVEGEWGKIEEINLTYVVVQIWDQRRLVLPINYFIEKPFQNWTRTTAAIWGTVFIYVDPTVSVGEIKTKLKEILEATPLWDKKVQVLQVTDWTEKTIELRCLMSAKDSPTAFDLRCLVREELLLYLQKTQPNSLPKSRVLMEKATGKQED; encoded by the coding sequence TTGCAATTTGCATTACCGCAAATTGTAAAGTTGTTCTACAAGCCCAGTAGCAGCAGGGTTAAAAGATCGATTGGGAAATTTACACAATCACTAAAGTGGGGCTTCTTTTTTGCTGTTTTCCCCATAATTGAGCCCTATTTCTCACCACCAAACCTACTCTATATCGGTAGACAAAGGTTTTTTGTTGTTCTATCCATAATTACCCTTACATGGATTATTATTGAGTTTTCAAATGTAATACGCCATATTTTTCTAGAAAAATTCACCTATGACAAGGAGGATAATCTTAGAGAAAGAAGGGTAATTACCCAGGTTGCCTTTATCAGAAAACTATTTATCATTGGAGTTGTGGTCATTGCTTTTGCGGCTATTTTAATGAATTTCGAATCTGCTAGAAAAATTGGCACTGGACTTTTGACTTCGGCAGGGATTTTAGGAATAATCATCGGTTTTGCGGCACAGAAATCTATCGCTAATTTACTGGCAGGGTTTCAGATTGCTTTTACCCAGCCTATTCGTATTGATGATGTAGTGGTTGTAGAAGGGGAATGGGGCAAGATAGAAGAGATCAACCTTACTTACGTGGTCGTTCAGATTTGGGACCAAAGAAGACTGGTGCTACCTATCAATTACTTTATAGAAAAACCATTTCAAAATTGGACTAGAACTACAGCTGCTATATGGGGAACGGTATTCATTTACGTAGACCCTACTGTTTCAGTAGGTGAAATAAAAACTAAATTAAAAGAAATCTTGGAAGCCACTCCTCTTTGGGATAAAAAAGTACAGGTACTCCAAGTTACCGATTGGACAGAAAAAACCATTGAATTGAGGTGCCTAATGAGTGCCAAGGATAGCCCAACCGCATTCGATTTGAGGTGTTTGGTAAGGGAAGAGCTACTTCTTTACCTACAAAAAACCCAACCCAATTCACTCCCTAAATCAAGGGTATTAATGGAGAAAGCTACAGGGAAACAGGAAGATTAA
- a CDS encoding carbon starvation CstA family protein produces the protein MQLTYLFLFSAIILIGAYFTYGKYVFKKFKINDDNIAPSHRLKDGVDYVPSKPVVVLGHHFASIAGAGPIVGPIIAVTFGWIPAVIWILIGGIFFGAVHDLGSMVASLRNDGKSIGVIIQNTIGKKGKRLFILFSFSTLILIIAVFADIIAKTFINNPGVASASILFILLAVVFGFVIKVTENKKSAFLIASVVGVVVMYYFVYLGMQVPFELNYQTWIYILLIYAFIASVTPVSMLLQPRDYLNSFLLYGLIIAAIVGVVIANPTIVMDTEVHITNENLGYLFPVLFVTIACGAISGFHSLVASGTTSKQLDKESDAKVVGYGGMLIESFLAIISVGAVIVLSRTDYLSRLGEEGPVPLFADGLGAIISSMGISETFAIGFVALTVSAFALTTLDTCTRLARFTLQEYFEDVEQPIGKKISQNRYISTSVVVVLSVLLLGSGGFATLWPIFGSANQLLAALALLTISVWLIKKDINPTFVTIPMFFMFTVTLTSLGLFAYQNFQKNAYVLAFIAAVLFILSFALIFLARKSLIKEVNKSKELVN, from the coding sequence ATGCAACTCACTTATCTATTCCTATTTTCCGCCATTATTCTGATAGGCGCGTATTTCACCTATGGTAAATATGTATTCAAAAAGTTCAAAATTAATGATGACAATATAGCCCCGTCCCACCGACTCAAGGATGGTGTGGATTATGTACCAAGTAAGCCAGTGGTAGTCCTTGGTCATCATTTTGCTTCAATAGCAGGAGCTGGGCCAATAGTAGGGCCAATAATAGCGGTTACCTTTGGTTGGATACCTGCTGTTATTTGGATATTGATAGGAGGTATATTCTTTGGTGCAGTCCATGATTTGGGAAGTATGGTGGCCTCTTTAAGAAACGATGGTAAATCTATAGGTGTTATAATTCAAAATACTATAGGTAAGAAAGGAAAAAGGCTTTTTATCCTTTTTAGTTTTTCAACTTTGATTTTGATTATTGCAGTTTTTGCAGACATTATAGCCAAAACTTTTATCAACAACCCGGGAGTGGCCTCTGCTTCTATTTTATTTATTTTACTGGCAGTGGTTTTTGGCTTTGTAATAAAGGTAACCGAAAACAAAAAGTCTGCATTCCTCATTGCTTCTGTAGTGGGGGTGGTAGTGATGTATTACTTCGTCTACCTGGGAATGCAAGTTCCTTTTGAACTCAATTACCAAACATGGATTTATATATTGCTCATTTATGCATTTATAGCTTCAGTGACTCCGGTATCAATGTTGTTGCAGCCAAGGGATTACTTGAATAGCTTCTTGCTATATGGATTAATTATTGCAGCTATAGTGGGTGTGGTAATTGCAAACCCAACCATAGTGATGGATACAGAGGTGCATATTACAAATGAAAACCTTGGATACTTGTTTCCAGTATTGTTTGTCACCATTGCCTGCGGTGCCATTAGTGGCTTTCACTCTTTGGTAGCATCTGGGACTACTTCCAAGCAATTGGATAAAGAAAGTGATGCCAAGGTTGTAGGCTATGGAGGGATGCTTATAGAGTCCTTTTTAGCAATTATTTCTGTTGGAGCAGTAATCGTATTAAGCCGTACAGATTATTTGTCAAGATTAGGTGAGGAAGGCCCTGTGCCTTTGTTTGCCGATGGTTTAGGGGCGATTATTTCTTCCATGGGGATTTCTGAGACTTTTGCCATTGGATTCGTAGCCCTCACAGTTTCGGCTTTTGCATTAACAACCCTAGATACCTGTACCAGGCTAGCACGATTTACCCTTCAAGAGTATTTCGAAGATGTTGAACAGCCAATAGGTAAGAAAATCTCTCAAAACAGGTACATTTCCACCAGTGTTGTAGTTGTGCTGTCAGTGCTTTTATTGGGTAGTGGAGGGTTTGCTACCTTATGGCCGATATTTGGATCAGCTAATCAGCTTTTGGCTGCGCTTGCCCTCTTGACCATCTCTGTTTGGTTGATCAAAAAGGACATTAATCCGACCTTCGTGACCATACCAATGTTCTTTATGTTTACCGTTACATTGACATCACTAGGACTCTTTGCCTATCAAAATTTCCAGAAAAATGCCTATGTGCTTGCCTTTATCGCTGCGGTATTGTTCATTCTGTCCTTTGCATTGATTTTCCTTGCTAGAAAAAGCTTGATTAAAGAAGTCAATAAGTCCAAAGAGTTAGTAAATTAA
- a CDS encoding porin family protein produces the protein MKKVWIILFLSGIGLTQLNAQILSVGPKIGVSQGNVQVSEGFKGDDSQMGYHVGIFARVNLAAVYLQPEILYTNTGGSFKDNTFSYDSEFDRLDVPFMLGVKLGNIFRIQAGPIASYMLNGDITARDGNTVLKYAPPSDDFTFGYQAGVGVDIGNLLLDLKYEGPLTNSVNKFGEIPTDQRQNQIMLSVGFNLF, from the coding sequence ATGAAAAAAGTATGGATTATTTTATTCCTCTCGGGAATAGGACTGACACAGCTTAATGCGCAGATATTGTCTGTGGGACCAAAAATTGGTGTTTCGCAGGGTAATGTTCAAGTTTCAGAAGGGTTTAAAGGTGATGATTCCCAGATGGGCTATCATGTGGGGATTTTCGCTCGCGTCAATTTGGCCGCCGTTTACTTACAACCAGAAATTCTTTATACCAACACTGGTGGGTCCTTCAAGGACAATACTTTCAGTTATGATTCTGAATTTGATCGGTTGGATGTCCCATTTATGTTGGGCGTTAAGTTAGGAAACATCTTTCGTATCCAAGCTGGGCCGATAGCTAGCTATATGCTAAATGGAGACATTACCGCTAGGGATGGAAATACCGTGCTTAAGTACGCTCCTCCTTCTGATGATTTCACTTTTGGCTACCAAGCAGGTGTAGGCGTAGATATTGGAAATTTGTTACTTGATTTAAAATATGAAGGGCCATTGACCAATTCAGTGAACAAGTTTGGAGAAATACCTACTGACCAAAGACAAAATCAAATCATGCTCTCTGTAGGATTCAACCTCTTTTAA